One Legionella lansingensis genomic region harbors:
- a CDS encoding ankyrin repeat domain-containing protein: MIYYFYILLILLALVVVHQCTTFFIPDLWDKLLDFDDKTKLSHDDLLTLLDRFKYTHDDGICFGFTLTWAQDVTLENERLFYQRLNVIRQEKHYLPRKVNRVTQKIKNQENISSYEDQLIETKPFIEAVCLAQSPEDYSDVYAKRLHQIDINSILAMIRYKLAGNTSAKRIFGKTFAFEAERNVIDFLQHLNDLLKLNDKLAMLISSEEHTVGLKKHPEGWLFLDINYLYEQSPDYPYMILNHQELCKQLYLSLEENNHMIFHLDFIAKLPSTSIQARLQQLNYSYPVFPKQLSYVNNRELGMLPIAAQNGDECTVREIVRLSHHCNCIDNDQVAAGMRMTLNNNHTHILDVLVKIRGFNINGPCQTDGSTALAIACNLGYVKLVKRLLACHEIHVNEINNKKLTPLMIACESEYTQQSPELFKLLLHAGARLDLQNAAGESALAIAQRNKNLAAMEAIQAFNVPRSHPKATGSSSHRYIPKHHLTPAGKNHPSLFFSKKSALQNPASPSLLSDFSLTQQQGEHLGSSSTYS, encoded by the coding sequence ATGATTTACTATTTCTATATTTTGCTCATTTTGCTAGCCCTTGTGGTGGTCCATCAGTGCACTACCTTTTTTATCCCTGATCTTTGGGATAAGTTGCTTGATTTTGATGATAAAACCAAACTTAGTCATGATGACTTGCTCACCTTGCTCGATCGTTTTAAGTATACCCATGATGACGGTATCTGCTTTGGTTTTACGCTCACCTGGGCTCAGGATGTAACACTCGAAAACGAACGTTTATTTTATCAACGACTCAATGTGATCCGACAAGAGAAGCATTACCTACCGCGAAAAGTAAATCGAGTCACGCAGAAAATAAAAAATCAGGAAAACATAAGTTCATATGAAGATCAATTAATAGAAACAAAGCCCTTCATTGAAGCTGTGTGCCTGGCACAGTCACCTGAAGATTACTCTGATGTTTATGCTAAACGGCTGCATCAGATCGATATTAACTCTATTCTTGCCATGATTCGCTATAAGCTTGCAGGCAATACGTCCGCCAAGCGCATTTTTGGAAAAACATTTGCCTTCGAAGCAGAAAGGAACGTCATAGACTTTTTGCAGCATTTAAATGACCTGTTGAAACTGAATGATAAATTAGCCATGTTGATTAGCAGCGAAGAACATACTGTGGGGCTAAAAAAACATCCTGAGGGTTGGCTTTTTCTTGACATCAACTATCTCTATGAACAATCCCCAGATTATCCTTACATGATTTTAAATCATCAGGAGCTTTGCAAGCAGTTATATCTTAGTTTAGAAGAAAATAATCATATGATTTTTCATTTGGATTTTATCGCCAAGCTACCCTCAACCAGTATACAAGCCCGTTTGCAACAACTGAACTACAGCTATCCGGTTTTCCCAAAGCAGCTCTCTTATGTTAATAACCGAGAGCTAGGTATGCTACCTATTGCCGCCCAAAATGGGGATGAATGCACTGTCCGAGAAATAGTTAGACTAAGTCATCACTGCAATTGCATTGACAATGATCAAGTCGCTGCGGGCATGAGGATGACTTTAAATAATAACCACACCCATATTTTGGATGTCTTGGTCAAAATACGCGGATTTAATATCAATGGCCCTTGTCAAACCGATGGCTCAACAGCCCTCGCGATCGCCTGTAATTTAGGCTATGTGAAGTTAGTAAAACGATTGCTGGCTTGTCATGAAATCCATGTTAATGAAATTAATAACAAAAAATTAACCCCCTTAATGATTGCCTGTGAGTCAGAATATACTCAGCAAAGTCCCGAACTATTTAAGCTCCTTTTGCATGCGGGTGCCCGTTTAGATTTGCAAAATGCAGCCGGTGAGAGTGCGCTAGCAATTGCCCAAAGAAACAAGAATCTCGCAGCTATGGAGGCCATACAAGCCTTTAACGTCCCGAGGTCGCATCCGAAAGCCACGGGAAGTTCCAGTCATAGATATATTCCCAAACATCATCTAACCCCAGCAGGAAAGAATCACCCTTCTTTATTTTTTTCAAAGAAATCTGCTCTTCAGAATCCCGCCAGCCCTTCCCTCTTAAGTGATTTTTCCCTAACCCAGCAACAAGGTGAACATTTGGGTAGCTCAAGCACTTATTCTTGA
- a CDS encoding avidin/streptavidin family protein codes for MGVRTVSRYLALGGLIVLSQSGLAAEDKMVFKNEKGSVLELVKSQEGALTGSFTTAVASKECQQAVGQKRPIVGYLTGNAFTISIDYPDCGSALSIIGNLSQDNKTLDTTWVVAHQAPATRKDLSARFIGHNTYTRVTM; via the coding sequence ATGGGTGTAAGAACAGTAAGCCGCTACTTAGCTCTTGGTGGACTGATTGTGTTAAGCCAAAGTGGTTTGGCAGCCGAAGATAAAATGGTGTTCAAAAATGAAAAGGGATCTGTTTTAGAGCTTGTCAAATCGCAAGAAGGCGCATTGACTGGGTCCTTTACTACCGCAGTGGCTTCTAAAGAATGCCAACAAGCAGTAGGTCAAAAACGCCCTATCGTGGGTTACTTAACGGGTAACGCTTTTACTATTAGTATTGATTACCCTGATTGCGGTTCAGCACTAAGTATTATTGGCAATTTAAGCCAAGATAATAAAACGTTAGACACGACTTGGGTTGTTGCTCACCAAGCTCCTGCAACCAGGAAAGATCTAAGTGCACGTTTTATTGGTCATAATACCTACACGCGCGTCACCATGTAA
- a CDS encoding TMEM43 family protein — MAEEITTKSWGSRIKDAFVGILIGIVMIVVAIILTFWNERHGLHTAQSLVEAQRILISVPNAPIDPKNNLHVVYLSGLATTKDILKDPLLGISKNAIGLQRKVEMYQWKENKETRTESQLGGSEKQITTYSYKKVWSSRLIDSNSFKEQAGHQNPAALPIESLQQYAQTVNVGDFLLPYSLITQISETQPVDLERVNKSTLQAKLNKPIHYVSDQLYGGQDYQNPQIGDIRIKVFAILPQTVSIIAQQTGDTLQEYMAKAGQPVLLLSSGQVSPEQMIQDALTENRLITWILRAVSLILMCLGFALILNPIVVLADVIPILGSIAGFGTGLVAFICGLVLWAVVTAIAWFAIRPLWSLGVLLITAVIIYFLYKRRKRKQELAAIPKVDEK; from the coding sequence ATGGCAGAAGAAATTACTACGAAATCCTGGGGCAGCCGCATAAAGGATGCTTTTGTTGGTATTTTGATTGGTATTGTGATGATTGTTGTTGCAATTATCCTCACCTTCTGGAATGAGCGTCATGGACTTCACACTGCGCAATCTTTGGTAGAGGCTCAACGTATTTTAATATCTGTACCCAATGCGCCCATTGACCCAAAAAATAATTTGCATGTTGTTTATTTAAGTGGATTAGCTACAACAAAAGATATTCTTAAAGATCCATTGCTTGGTATTTCCAAAAATGCAATCGGCTTACAGCGAAAAGTAGAGATGTATCAATGGAAAGAAAATAAGGAGACAAGAACGGAATCGCAGTTGGGTGGTTCAGAAAAGCAGATCACGACCTATTCTTACAAAAAAGTTTGGTCGTCACGGTTGATTGATAGCAACAGCTTTAAAGAACAAGCTGGTCATCAAAATCCAGCTGCTTTGCCTATCGAATCCTTGCAGCAATATGCGCAAACAGTTAATGTAGGTGACTTTTTATTACCCTATAGTTTAATTACCCAAATCAGTGAAACCCAGCCCGTGGATCTCGAGCGTGTCAATAAGAGCACTCTACAAGCCAAGTTAAATAAACCCATACATTATGTGAGTGATCAACTTTACGGTGGCCAGGATTATCAAAATCCACAAATAGGGGATATTCGTATTAAGGTTTTTGCTATTTTGCCACAAACAGTGAGTATCATTGCCCAGCAAACTGGAGATACTCTACAAGAGTATATGGCCAAAGCTGGGCAGCCAGTATTGTTATTGTCTTCTGGGCAAGTTTCTCCTGAGCAAATGATTCAAGACGCATTGACAGAAAATAGGTTAATCACTTGGATTCTGCGAGCGGTATCTCTCATCTTGATGTGCCTAGGGTTTGCATTAATATTAAACCCTATTGTTGTCCTTGCAGATGTTATTCCCATTTTGGGTAGCATTGCGGGTTTTGGCACCGGTTTAGTGGCTTTCATCTGTGGTTTAGTGCTTTGGGCTGTCGTCACTGCAATCGCTTGGTTTGCAATAAGACCTCTATGGTCTTTGGGCGTATTATTGATTACTGCTGTGATAATTTATTTCTTATATAAACGGAGAAAGCGTAAACAAGAACTAGCTGCCATACCCAAGGTTGACGAGAAGTAG
- a CDS encoding DUF3592 domain-containing protein — MTNWMMAWRWLLDLLWLSFLLILLYHFWRDRQRLKKTRFWFLTKGRITEFLWTREGYTLRPKIEYSYNVFDREYQGEHLFLDTAHNNPNSKHARQVAYRAAVAYEKDEDIDVYYNPSNPQEAVLDITIPSRLNFIIVLLIALVVVHLIVVISRLL, encoded by the coding sequence GTGACGAATTGGATGATGGCTTGGCGTTGGTTGCTGGATTTGCTATGGCTATCTTTTTTATTGATATTGCTCTATCACTTCTGGCGCGATAGACAGCGACTTAAAAAAACTCGATTTTGGTTTTTGACCAAAGGACGAATCACGGAGTTTCTCTGGACAAGAGAAGGGTATACGCTTCGACCTAAAATCGAATATTCCTACAATGTTTTTGACAGAGAATATCAAGGGGAGCATCTTTTCCTAGATACTGCTCATAATAATCCAAACAGCAAACATGCTCGCCAAGTGGCGTATCGTGCAGCCGTCGCGTACGAAAAAGATGAGGATATTGATGTTTATTACAACCCGAGTAATCCGCAAGAAGCTGTGCTCGATATCACCATACCTTCTAGACTTAACTTCATTATTGTCTTACTCATTGCT